From Gemmatimonadaceae bacterium, a single genomic window includes:
- a CDS encoding zinc-dependent metalloprotease, with product MSFRRSRVPALVLLGTLSTPAASAVAQQPPAGGAAQPPAATQPPAGGAPGGGNAPARGPRPYAQVIPARAHTERGGITVHRVDERWFFEVPDSLKGRDFLMVTRVAGVPGGSGGFQSAGSSLTERLVRWDRVGDRVLLKSINTGAVADDSLPIAKSVAQNNYPAIIGAFPIAAYGKDSASYVIDVTDFFATDNPATSGLDAASRRQFGVRRFDAARSYIAGIRGFPINIEVRQVQTFDAATPPSDPDGATVTMETRQSIVLLPKVPMRPRYADARVGFFSVERVNYGLDVQKAESQEFITRWRLEPKDPAAYARGELVEPVKPIVYYLDPATPTRWKRYVKEGVENWQKVFEKAGFKNAILAKDAPSKAEDPDFDMDDARYSIVRWAASLVRNATGPHTHDPRSGEIINSEITWYHNHMRSYRNWLIMETGAANPMARSLNIPDELMGETMRQVITHEIGHALGLQHNMIASASFPVDSLRKPSFTRKYGVSATIMDYARQNYVAQPGDGLEPKDFIRRAGPFDDFAINWGYRVINAPTPEAERSTLNTWLTKQSGPFPYRFASQGVAAGDPRNQTEDLGDDPVKASRYSTMNYKRMIPQLATWTTTPGDDFTELREVYEESVGRWFGNMQHVTTVVGGVEVDLKSADQPGAVYRVVPKARQKEALAFLAEQVFATPTWLSPANITSRIGPTNVIAQRQAAIVTTLLTPARLGRLAESEAYDAANAYPLAEYMTDLRRALFAGTPDAGRRQLQRVYLQRLEALIKPPTAPAAGGPGGGFGGGPARYTPFVTAPTVPLSDLPALARQQLRDVQREATANAATATGTTKAHWQDLADRARAILDPRS from the coding sequence ATGTCGTTCCGTCGTTCTCGCGTGCCCGCCCTGGTGCTGCTGGGCACGCTGTCCACTCCGGCTGCCTCCGCGGTGGCGCAGCAGCCGCCGGCCGGTGGCGCCGCCCAACCCCCTGCCGCCACGCAGCCGCCCGCCGGTGGAGCACCGGGCGGCGGGAATGCGCCCGCGCGCGGCCCGCGCCCGTACGCGCAGGTGATCCCTGCCCGTGCGCATACCGAGCGGGGCGGCATCACGGTGCATCGGGTGGATGAACGCTGGTTCTTCGAAGTCCCCGACTCGCTCAAGGGGCGCGACTTTCTGATGGTAACGCGCGTGGCCGGCGTGCCCGGCGGCTCGGGCGGCTTTCAGAGCGCGGGCAGCTCGCTCACGGAACGCCTGGTGCGCTGGGATCGCGTGGGGGACCGCGTGCTGCTCAAGAGCATCAACACCGGGGCGGTGGCCGATGACTCACTCCCCATCGCCAAGAGCGTGGCGCAGAACAACTATCCGGCGATCATCGGCGCGTTTCCCATTGCCGCCTACGGCAAGGACAGTGCGTCGTACGTGATCGACGTGACCGACTTCTTCGCCACCGACAATCCGGCGACGTCCGGCCTCGACGCGGCAAGCCGCCGTCAGTTCGGTGTGCGTCGCTTTGATGCCGCGCGCAGCTACATCGCGGGGATCCGCGGGTTCCCGATCAACATCGAAGTGCGGCAGGTGCAGACGTTCGATGCCGCCACGCCCCCGAGCGATCCCGATGGGGCTACGGTCACGATGGAGACGCGGCAGTCGATCGTGCTCCTCCCCAAGGTGCCGATGCGCCCGCGCTACGCCGACGCGCGCGTGGGCTTCTTCTCGGTGGAGCGCGTGAACTACGGCCTCGATGTGCAGAAGGCCGAAAGTCAGGAGTTCATCACCCGGTGGCGCCTCGAGCCCAAGGATCCCGCCGCGTATGCGCGCGGAGAACTCGTGGAGCCGGTCAAGCCCATCGTGTACTACCTCGACCCGGCGACGCCCACCCGCTGGAAGCGCTACGTGAAGGAAGGCGTGGAGAACTGGCAGAAGGTCTTTGAGAAGGCCGGCTTCAAGAACGCCATCCTGGCGAAGGATGCGCCGAGCAAGGCGGAAGATCCCGACTTCGACATGGACGATGCGCGCTACAGCATTGTGCGCTGGGCCGCGAGCCTGGTGCGCAATGCGACCGGACCGCACACGCACGATCCGCGCTCGGGGGAAATCATCAACAGCGAGATCACGTGGTACCACAACCACATGCGTTCATATCGCAACTGGCTCATCATGGAGACCGGGGCCGCCAATCCGATGGCGCGCTCGCTCAACATCCCGGATGAGCTGATGGGCGAGACGATGCGGCAGGTGATCACGCACGAGATCGGCCACGCGCTGGGGCTGCAGCACAACATGATCGCGTCGGCGAGCTTCCCGGTGGATTCGCTGCGGAAGCCGTCGTTCACGCGGAAGTACGGCGTGAGTGCGACGATCATGGACTACGCGCGCCAAAACTATGTGGCGCAGCCGGGCGATGGGCTCGAGCCGAAGGACTTCATCCGTCGCGCCGGCCCGTTCGACGACTTTGCCATCAACTGGGGCTACCGCGTGATCAACGCCCCGACGCCCGAGGCGGAGCGCAGCACGCTCAACACGTGGCTCACCAAGCAGAGCGGGCCGTTCCCCTATCGTTTTGCGTCGCAGGGTGTGGCCGCGGGTGATCCGCGCAACCAGACCGAGGATCTGGGCGACGATCCGGTGAAGGCGAGCCGCTACAGCACGATGAACTACAAGCGGATGATTCCGCAGCTGGCCACCTGGACCACGACGCCGGGCGATGATTTCACGGAGTTGCGCGAGGTCTACGAGGAGTCGGTGGGGCGCTGGTTCGGCAACATGCAGCATGTGACCACGGTGGTGGGCGGCGTCGAGGTGGATCTGAAGAGCGCCGATCAGCCGGGGGCCGTGTATCGGGTTGTACCCAAGGCGCGGCAGAAGGAGGCGCTCGCGTTCCTCGCCGAGCAGGTGTTTGCCACGCCCACGTGGTTGAGCCCCGCGAACATCACGTCGCGCATCGGGCCCACGAACGTGATTGCGCAGCGGCAGGCGGCGATCGTGACGACGCTGCTGACGCCGGCGCGCCTTGGGCGTCTGGCGGAGTCGGAGGCGTACGACGCCGCCAATGCGTATCCGCTTGCGGAGTACATGACCGACCTGCGGCGTGCCCTCTTTGCCGGCACGCCGGACGCGGGGCGGCGGCAGTTGCAGCGCGTGTACCTGCAGCGGCTCGAGGCGCTCATCAAGCCGCCCACCGCGCCGGCGGCCGGTGGACCGGGCGGCGGCTTTGGTGGCGGACCGGCGCGCTACACGCCGTTCGTTACGGCGCCGACGGTGCCGCTGAGCGACCTGCCGGCGCTGGCGCGCCAGCAGTTGCGCGACGTGCAGCGGGAGGCGACGGCCAACGCGGCCACTGCCACCGGCACCACGAAGGCACACTGGCAGGATCTGGCCGATCGCGCGCGCGCGATTCTCGATCCGCGCAGCTGA
- a CDS encoding DUF1343 domain-containing protein: protein MHSPPRLPPAGPHSPAVVRFGVDVFIDTPAWWASWRRVGLITNDAARRAGDPDVRVRVALQQAGVPLVRLFGPEHGLGASAADGAPVTDGHDAVTGLPVVSLYGERMRPTRAHLMDLDAVLFDIPDVGARFYTYAWTLWHALHACAEAGVPLVVLDRPNPLGGVLASAEGPMLSADCRSFIGESDIPVRHSLTLGELARVWQCEAVPTARLEVVRCTGWDRTRDWQATGLPWIPTSPAMPHAHCAAWYPGTCLFEATNVSVARGTSAPFATVGAPWLDAAALASAVREPGVAAEPLHFTPTTGPHAGVRCEGIHLTVAAADPATFVAQSLRPVALGLRLLAHVARQHPRDFAWATYPTAANPSGADHLARLVGRRDLAAALADPHAPLPDQTTTRATGWAARVAPLLLY, encoded by the coding sequence ATGCACTCGCCCCCGCGACTCCCGCCTGCCGGACCGCACTCCCCCGCCGTGGTGCGATTCGGTGTGGATGTGTTCATCGACACCCCCGCGTGGTGGGCATCGTGGCGGCGCGTCGGACTGATCACGAATGACGCGGCGCGCCGTGCGGGCGATCCCGATGTGCGAGTGCGGGTCGCCCTGCAGCAGGCCGGTGTGCCGCTCGTGCGGCTATTTGGGCCCGAGCATGGCCTCGGTGCGTCGGCGGCTGACGGCGCCCCCGTCACGGATGGTCATGACGCCGTCACCGGGCTCCCCGTGGTGTCGCTCTATGGCGAGCGCATGCGTCCCACGCGGGCGCACCTCATGGATCTCGACGCCGTGCTCTTCGACATCCCCGACGTGGGCGCCCGGTTCTACACCTACGCGTGGACGCTGTGGCACGCGCTGCACGCCTGTGCCGAGGCCGGCGTGCCGTTGGTGGTCCTCGATCGCCCCAATCCGCTCGGCGGTGTGCTCGCGTCCGCCGAAGGGCCGATGCTCTCGGCGGATTGCCGGTCGTTCATCGGGGAGAGCGACATCCCCGTTCGCCACAGTCTCACGTTGGGGGAGTTGGCGCGCGTCTGGCAATGCGAGGCCGTACCGACGGCGCGGCTCGAGGTGGTCCGCTGCACGGGATGGGATCGGACGCGCGACTGGCAGGCCACCGGGCTCCCGTGGATTCCCACGTCGCCGGCGATGCCCCACGCACACTGCGCCGCCTGGTACCCCGGCACCTGTCTCTTCGAAGCCACCAACGTCAGCGTGGCGCGCGGCACCAGCGCGCCGTTTGCCACCGTCGGCGCACCGTGGCTCGACGCGGCCGCACTCGCGTCGGCGGTGCGTGAGCCTGGCGTGGCGGCGGAGCCGCTACACTTCACGCCGACGACGGGTCCGCACGCCGGTGTGCGCTGTGAGGGCATCCACCTGACCGTGGCGGCGGCGGATCCCGCGACATTTGTGGCGCAGTCGCTTCGTCCGGTGGCGCTCGGCCTTCGCCTGCTCGCGCACGTGGCGCGGCAGCACCCGCGCGACTTTGCCTGGGCGACGTATCCGACCGCCGCCAATCCCAGCGGCGCTGATCATCTCGCCCGGCTGGTGGGGCGGCGCGATCTCGCGGCGGCGCTGGCCGATCCGCACGCGCCGCTCCCCGACCAAACGACAACGCGCGCGACCGGATGGGCCGCGCGCGTTGCACCGCTGCTGCTGTACTAG
- a CDS encoding DUF1343 domain-containing protein, with translation MSRPIVRAALAAGVLLLAPLADALAQAKGNVIPGIEVLLTDSLHLIKGKRVGLLTNHSGRDRKGTSTIDLLFNAPGVKLTALYGPEHGIRGEAKAGEKVSSGTDAKTGVKVYSLYGDVESPTPDMMKDIDVLLYDIQDVGARVYTYQWTLALTAASAKKPIIILDRPDPIRADRIEGNILDLKFRSLVGQHAVALRYGLTVGELMKYLVGTKAIDAQVTVVPMKNYRRAMWYDETGMPRVNPSPNLRTLDAELLYPGTVFFEGTNATEGRGTDAPFQLIGADYLTDHVAVAKGLNDLKLPGVRFDTATRTIEAGYKFGGKTIPMIKVSVTDRNAVRSVELGIRMLRAFRAAHPKEFAWREPSVNAAGRIKGIDRLAGTDALTKAVDEGTVDALIKQWDADAARFAQLVKPYLLYR, from the coding sequence ATGTCCCGCCCCATCGTTCGCGCGGCCCTTGCCGCCGGCGTGCTGCTCCTCGCGCCCCTTGCCGATGCCCTCGCTCAAGCCAAGGGGAACGTCATCCCCGGCATTGAAGTGCTGCTCACCGACTCGCTGCACCTGATCAAGGGCAAGCGCGTGGGGCTGCTCACCAACCATTCGGGGCGAGATCGGAAAGGCACCAGCACCATCGATCTGCTGTTCAACGCGCCTGGCGTGAAGCTCACCGCGCTCTATGGCCCCGAGCATGGCATTCGCGGCGAGGCGAAGGCCGGCGAAAAGGTATCGAGTGGGACCGACGCGAAAACCGGGGTGAAGGTGTACTCGCTGTACGGCGATGTCGAGTCGCCCACGCCGGACATGATGAAGGACATCGACGTGCTGCTCTACGACATCCAGGATGTCGGCGCGCGCGTCTATACCTACCAGTGGACGCTCGCGCTGACTGCGGCGAGCGCCAAGAAGCCGATCATCATTCTCGATCGACCGGATCCAATTCGCGCCGACCGCATCGAGGGGAACATCCTCGATCTCAAGTTCCGCTCACTCGTGGGGCAGCATGCCGTCGCGCTGCGCTATGGGCTCACCGTCGGTGAGCTCATGAAATACCTCGTGGGCACCAAGGCGATCGATGCCCAGGTGACGGTGGTCCCCATGAAGAACTACCGCCGGGCGATGTGGTACGATGAGACCGGCATGCCGCGCGTGAATCCGAGCCCCAATCTGCGCACGCTCGACGCCGAGCTCCTCTACCCGGGCACGGTGTTTTTCGAGGGGACGAACGCCACCGAAGGACGTGGCACCGATGCCCCCTTCCAGCTGATCGGCGCCGACTACCTCACCGACCACGTCGCGGTGGCGAAGGGACTCAACGATCTCAAGCTCCCCGGTGTGCGTTTCGATACGGCGACGCGCACCATCGAAGCGGGCTACAAGTTCGGCGGCAAGACGATTCCCATGATCAAGGTGTCGGTCACCGACCGCAATGCGGTGCGCTCGGTGGAGCTGGGCATTCGCATGCTGCGCGCCTTCCGCGCCGCGCATCCGAAGGAGTTCGCCTGGCGTGAGCCGAGCGTGAATGCCGCCGGCCGCATCAAGGGGATCGATCGCCTGGCGGGGACCGATGCCCTCACCAAGGCGGTCGATGAGGGCACCGTCGATGCGCTCATCAAGCAGTGGGACGCCGATGCGGCCAGGTTCGCGCAGCTTGTGAAGCCATACCTGCTGTATCGGTGA